In a genomic window of Pseudomonas putida:
- a CDS encoding ATP-dependent zinc protease family protein: MKSLLALLSLIALPVLAAEPTLYGRYEYIALPEIGGEVLKAKMDTGALTASLSAKDIETFTRDGEDWVRFRLATKDASNKVYEHKIARISKIKTRSEEDDEEVAAPTKRPVVDLELCLGNVKRTVEVNLTDRSSFNYPLLIGAKALREFGAAVNPARRFTADKPDC; encoded by the coding sequence GTGAAATCCCTCCTCGCCCTGCTGTCCCTCATTGCCCTGCCGGTCCTGGCCGCCGAGCCCACCCTCTACGGCCGCTACGAATACATTGCCCTGCCGGAAATCGGCGGCGAAGTGCTCAAGGCCAAGATGGACACCGGCGCCCTGACCGCCTCGCTCTCCGCCAAGGACATCGAAACCTTCACCCGCGATGGCGAAGACTGGGTGCGTTTCCGTCTGGCCACCAAGGATGCGAGCAACAAGGTCTACGAACACAAGATTGCGCGGATCAGCAAGATCAAGACGCGTTCTGAGGAGGATGACGAAGAAGTCGCTGCGCCAACCAAGCGGCCGGTGGTTGACCTGGAGTTGTGCTTGGGCAACGTCAAGCGTACGGTTGAGGTGAATTTGACGGATCGCAGCAGTTTTAACTATCCGCTGTTGATTGGGGCGAAGGCGTTGCGTGAGTTTGGCGCGGCGGTGAATCCGGCGAGAAGATTTACGGCGGATAAGCCGGATTGCTGA
- a CDS encoding acyltransferase produces MRRLLTGSFVTLLLLLNTLVLIGPLMIFALLKLVLPGRFRDYASWAVMWIAETWSEIDKLIFRLCIPTQWDIRGGDELRRDTSYLVISNHQSWVDIPALIQTLNRRTPFFKFFLKKELIWVPFLGLAWWALDYPFMKRYSKAFLAKHPELAGKDLEITKQACELFKRQPVTVVNYLEGTRFTEAKRAQQQSPFTHLLKPKAGGVAFVLAAMGEQLDAILDVTVVYPQQKIPGFWDLLSGNVPRIIIDIKTRELDPALWQGDYENDPAFRETVQNWVNQLWTEKDSRIDALRAERR; encoded by the coding sequence ATGCGCCGCCTGCTCACCGGCAGTTTCGTCACCCTGCTGCTCCTGCTCAACACCCTGGTCCTGATCGGCCCGTTGATGATCTTCGCCCTGCTCAAACTGGTCCTGCCCGGCCGCTTTCGCGATTACGCCTCATGGGCAGTGATGTGGATCGCCGAAACCTGGTCGGAAATCGACAAACTGATCTTCCGCCTGTGCATCCCCACCCAATGGGACATTCGCGGCGGTGACGAACTGCGGCGTGACACTTCTTATCTGGTGATCAGCAACCACCAATCCTGGGTCGATATCCCGGCGTTGATCCAGACGCTGAACCGACGCACGCCGTTCTTCAAATTCTTCCTCAAGAAAGAGCTGATCTGGGTGCCGTTCCTGGGCCTGGCGTGGTGGGCGCTGGATTACCCGTTCATGAAGCGTTACTCCAAGGCGTTTCTGGCCAAGCACCCGGAATTGGCGGGCAAGGACCTGGAAATCACCAAGCAGGCTTGCGAGCTGTTCAAGCGCCAGCCGGTGACCGTGGTCAATTATCTGGAAGGCACGCGCTTCACTGAAGCCAAGCGCGCTCAACAACAGTCGCCGTTTACCCATCTGCTCAAGCCCAAGGCCGGCGGCGTGGCGTTTGTGCTGGCGGCGATGGGTGAACAGCTCGATGCCATCCTCGACGTGACGGTGGTGTATCCGCAGCAGAAGATTCCGGGGTTCTGGGATTTGCTCAGCGGCAACGTGCCGAGAATCATCATCGACATCAAGACCCGCGAACTCGACCCGGCGCTGTGGCAGGGCGACTACGAAAACGATCCGGCATTTCGTGAAACGGTCCAGAACTGGGTCAACCAACTCTGGACCGAAAAGGACTCGCGCATCGACGCGTTGCGCGCCGAGCGCCGTTGA
- a CDS encoding DUF2780 domain-containing protein yields MKISRGFALASLMTLAASPVFAQFSLSDAANAISGMKGQNAATEAAPTAETADLLGALTELNITPQQAVGGAGAMLGLAKNQLSSTDYSELAKSVPGLDILSGGGELGALAGLLGSTGQAAGLNNALGNIKDTNDLNNAFSTLGMDTGMVGLFAPVILQYLGQQGVTGSLLQSLGGIWGTGAGAVTGS; encoded by the coding sequence ATGAAGATTTCACGCGGTTTTGCACTGGCATCGCTCATGACCCTGGCGGCCAGCCCGGTGTTTGCCCAGTTCAGCCTGAGCGATGCGGCCAATGCCATTTCCGGTATGAAAGGCCAAAACGCGGCCACGGAGGCGGCGCCGACCGCCGAGACCGCCGACTTGCTGGGCGCGCTGACCGAGTTGAACATCACCCCGCAACAGGCCGTCGGCGGTGCCGGGGCGATGCTCGGGTTGGCCAAGAATCAGTTGAGTTCGACCGACTACTCGGAACTGGCCAAGAGCGTGCCGGGCCTCGACATTCTCTCGGGCGGCGGGGAGTTGGGCGCGCTTGCTGGGTTGCTCGGTTCCACCGGCCAGGCAGCCGGACTGAACAATGCCCTGGGTAACATCAAGGACACCAATGACCTGAACAATGCCTTCAGTACCCTGGGCATGGACACCGGCATGGTAGGCCTGTTTGCCCCGGTGATCCTGCAGTACCTCGGTCAGCAGGGTGTGACCGGTTCGCTGCTGCAAAGTCTGGGCGGGATCTGGGGCACCGGTGCGGGCGCAGTCACCGGCAGTTGA
- a CDS encoding fasciclin domain-containing protein has product MKRTSIKTPLIASLLTLALGGFALSTVQAATMSHDSVTVGGQAMLPSKDIVDNAVNSADHTTLVAAVKAAGLVDTLKGKGPFTVFAPVNSAFAALPAGTVDTLLKPENKATLTKVLTYHVVAGKLDMATLAEKIKAGGGKTELTTVAGGKLWAMMNGPHNITIKDEKGDVADITTYDVYQSNGVIQVIDKVLMPKS; this is encoded by the coding sequence ATGAAACGCACTTCGATCAAAACCCCGTTGATTGCCAGCCTGCTGACCCTGGCCCTTGGCGGCTTCGCCCTGAGCACCGTGCAAGCGGCAACCATGAGCCATGACAGCGTGACGGTGGGCGGTCAGGCCATGCTGCCGAGCAAGGACATCGTCGACAACGCCGTCAACTCCGCCGACCACACCACCCTGGTCGCCGCCGTTAAAGCCGCCGGACTGGTCGATACCCTCAAGGGCAAAGGTCCGTTCACCGTGTTCGCACCGGTCAACTCAGCCTTCGCAGCCCTCCCCGCCGGTACCGTCGATACCCTGCTCAAACCGGAAAACAAGGCCACCCTGACCAAGGTCCTCACCTACCACGTGGTCGCCGGCAAACTCGACATGGCCACCCTCGCCGAGAAGATCAAGGCCGGTGGCGGCAAGACCGAACTGACCACCGTCGCTGGCGGCAAGCTGTGGGCGATGATGAACGGCCCGCACAACATCACCATCAAGGATGAAAAAGGCGATGTGGCCGACATCACCACCTATGACGTGTACCAGTCCAATGGCGTGATACAGGTCATCGACAAAGTGCTGATGCCAAAGAGCTGA
- a CDS encoding sigma-70 family RNA polymerase sigma factor — translation MNGTTAGRELTSALTPPTAITRRSAIPITDADQLRQLLAQCSLGNRRAFETLYRSVGPRLHGVALRFMGRPDLAEEVLQESFVRIWHNASRYEAHLSAPLTWMINITRNQAIDQLRKHRDRPLGDLEEQSLVDESPSAHDQLNSAREASALNRCLDRLEGMQRQSITVAYFQGLSCAELADHLAAPLGSVKSWIRRGMERLRRCLES, via the coding sequence GTGAATGGAACAACCGCAGGCCGTGAACTAACCTCAGCCCTCACACCACCCACGGCGATTACCCGGAGAAGCGCTATCCCCATCACCGACGCCGATCAGCTCAGGCAACTCCTGGCCCAGTGTTCACTGGGAAACCGCCGCGCCTTCGAGACGCTTTACCGCAGCGTCGGCCCACGCCTGCATGGCGTGGCCCTGCGTTTCATGGGTCGCCCTGATCTGGCCGAAGAAGTGCTGCAGGAAAGCTTCGTGCGCATCTGGCACAACGCCTCGCGTTATGAAGCGCACCTGTCTGCGCCCTTGACCTGGATGATCAACATCACCCGCAACCAGGCCATCGACCAGTTGCGCAAACATCGCGACCGGCCACTGGGTGATCTGGAAGAACAGTCGCTCGTGGATGAAAGTCCCTCAGCGCACGACCAATTGAACAGCGCCCGCGAGGCCAGCGCCCTCAACCGTTGTCTCGACAGACTCGAAGGCATGCAACGCCAGTCAATCACCGTCGCCTATTTCCAGGGATTGTCATGCGCTGAACTGGCCGACCACCTGGCCGCGCCGTTGGGCTCGGTGAAGTCATGGATCCGCCGTGGCATGGAACGCCTGCGCAGGTGCCTTGAATCATGA
- a CDS encoding anti-sigma factor: MNYQTPTLRRALAADYAIGLMPPAARRRFEQLLLEDAALRVELAQWQESLASLTDALPEQPVPDRVWQGITARIEPQELHVPHKRPFWNWLRVTVAVCSLVIAVTLGVIYNHDDARYSATLVSADAQPALRVQAHENYLQVEPLTLAAIDPGRSLELWAIPADGKPISLGVIPAGGKGKVELNDAQKALIGKPIALAVSLEPKGGSPTGQPTGPVLYQGALAAL, translated from the coding sequence ATGAACTATCAAACTCCAACCCTGCGCCGCGCCCTCGCCGCCGACTACGCCATCGGCCTGATGCCCCCTGCCGCCCGTCGGCGTTTCGAGCAGTTGCTGCTGGAAGATGCGGCGCTGCGTGTGGAGCTGGCGCAATGGCAAGAGAGTCTCGCGAGCCTGACCGATGCGCTACCGGAGCAGCCGGTGCCGGATCGGGTCTGGCAAGGCATCACGGCGCGCATCGAACCGCAGGAACTGCACGTACCGCACAAGCGCCCATTCTGGAACTGGCTGCGAGTAACCGTGGCGGTTTGCTCACTGGTGATCGCCGTGACCCTCGGCGTGATTTACAACCACGACGACGCCCGCTACAGCGCCACACTGGTCAGCGCCGACGCGCAGCCCGCTTTACGGGTTCAGGCTCATGAGAACTACCTGCAAGTCGAACCCCTGACATTGGCAGCCATCGATCCGGGACGCAGCCTGGAACTGTGGGCGATTCCGGCGGATGGCAAACCGATTTCACTTGGGGTGATTCCGGCGGGAGGCAAAGGCAAGGTTGAGTTGAACGACGCGCAGAAAGCGTTAATTGGAAAACCGATTGCGCTGGCGGTCAGCCTTGAACCCAAGGGCGGCTCGCCAACCGGGCAACCGACAGGGCCGGTTCTCTATCAAGGCGCGCTGGCGGCGCTGTGA
- a CDS encoding RHS repeat-associated core domain-containing protein, protein MQPNLTLLVKHQYDALNRLVASTLSAQATSQCFYLKDRLVTEIQGTEQRSIMQHDDQLLAQQQRQSGNVETRLLATDPQRSVLNVLDATRPHPLAYTPYGHRPLGNGLLSLLGFNGERQDPVTGWYLLGNGYRAFNPVLMRFNGPDNLSPFGKGGLNAYGYCVGDPVNRSDPNGHWSIGGMLNGLSNFRNRVARRFTANASEAATGTAGGASQRVSSTPFDNVAPPISRPGTSSTSAPINIPQPSHQRDTAHLADSFEFKGMEIIGPEKPPAPTPPNLGPEEWADIELVFQHAPHDATTNDLMRTIYEMRNIRTGRTSFQHSTAFLEQFIGD, encoded by the coding sequence ATGCAACCCAATCTCACCCTGCTGGTTAAACATCAGTACGACGCACTCAATCGGCTGGTCGCCAGCACACTTTCGGCGCAAGCCACCTCCCAGTGCTTTTACCTGAAAGATCGCCTGGTCACTGAGATTCAAGGCACGGAGCAGCGTTCGATCATGCAGCACGACGATCAACTGCTGGCCCAACAACAACGCCAAAGCGGCAACGTCGAAACCCGACTGCTCGCCACTGATCCGCAGCGTTCGGTGTTGAACGTACTGGACGCGACTCGGCCTCATCCCCTCGCCTACACACCCTACGGACATCGCCCGCTCGGCAACGGCTTGCTCAGCCTGCTCGGTTTCAACGGCGAACGGCAGGATCCGGTGACGGGGTGGTATTTGTTGGGAAATGGGTATCGGGCATTTAATCCGGTGTTGATGCGGTTTAACGGCCCGGACAACTTGAGTCCGTTTGGCAAGGGTGGGTTGAATGCGTATGGGTATTGCGTGGGGGATCCGGTGAATCGGAGCGATCCAAATGGACATTGGTCCATTGGGGGAATGCTCAATGGCCTTTCGAATTTCAGAAATCGCGTTGCCAGACGATTCACCGCAAATGCTTCAGAAGCCGCGACTGGAACTGCAGGTGGCGCAAGTCAGAGGGTTAGCAGCACGCCTTTCGATAATGTCGCACCGCCTATCAGCCGCCCAGGAACTTCCTCCACTTCAGCGCCTATTAATATTCCGCAACCCTCACACCAGAGAGATACAGCTCATCTCGCGGACAGTTTTGAGTTTAAGGGCATGGAGATAATAGGACCTGAGAAGCCACCTGCTCCAACCCCACCAAACTTGGGACCGGAGGAATGGGCCGATATCGAACTTGTTTTCCAACATGCGCCTCACGATGCAACCACTAATGATTTGATGAGAACGATTTACGAAATGCGCAACATCAGGACCGGCCGCACCTCCTTTCAACATTCGACAGCATTCCTGGAACAATTCATCGGCGATTAG
- the fdhA gene encoding formaldehyde dehydrogenase, glutathione-independent, which yields MSGNRGVVYLGAGKVEVQKIDYPKMQDPRGRKIEHAVILRVVSTNICGSDQHMVRGRTTAQTGLVLGHEITGEVIEKGRDVENLQIGDLVSVPFNVACGRCRSCKEMHTGVCLSVNPARPGGAYGYVDMGDWTGGQAEYAMVPYADFNLLKLPDRDRAMEKIRDLTCLSDILPTGYHGAVTAGVGPGSTVYIAGAGPVGLAAAASARLLGAAVVIVGDVNTVRLAHAKAQGFEIADLSLDTPLHEQIAALLGEPEVDCAIDAVGFEARGHGHDGVKHEAPATVLNSLMGVVRVAGKIGIPGLYVTEDPGAVDAAAKMGSLSIRFGLGWAKSHSFHTGQTPVMKYNRQLMQAIMWDRINIAEVVGVQVISLDQAPEGYGEFDAGVPKKFVIDPHKLFSAA from the coding sequence ATGTCTGGCAATCGTGGTGTGGTGTATCTCGGCGCTGGCAAGGTCGAAGTACAGAAAATCGACTATCCGAAAATGCAGGACCCGCGCGGCAGAAAGATTGAGCACGCCGTCATTCTGCGCGTGGTTTCCACCAACATCTGTGGTTCCGACCAGCACATGGTGCGCGGCCGTACCACTGCCCAGACCGGTCTGGTCCTGGGTCACGAGATCACCGGTGAAGTGATCGAAAAGGGCCGCGACGTCGAAAACCTGCAGATCGGCGACCTGGTTTCCGTACCGTTCAACGTGGCTTGCGGGCGCTGCCGTTCCTGCAAGGAAATGCACACTGGTGTATGCCTGAGCGTTAACCCGGCACGTCCGGGCGGCGCCTACGGCTATGTCGACATGGGTGATTGGACCGGTGGCCAGGCTGAATACGCCATGGTGCCGTACGCTGACTTCAACCTGCTGAAACTGCCTGATCGTGATCGCGCGATGGAAAAAATCCGCGACCTGACCTGTCTCTCCGACATCCTGCCAACCGGCTACCACGGTGCCGTGACCGCCGGCGTTGGCCCGGGCAGCACCGTGTACATCGCCGGCGCCGGTCCTGTCGGTCTGGCAGCCGCCGCTTCCGCTCGCCTGCTGGGCGCGGCAGTAGTGATCGTCGGTGACGTCAACACCGTGCGCCTGGCCCACGCCAAGGCTCAGGGTTTCGAAATCGCCGACCTGTCCCTCGACACCCCGCTACACGAGCAAATCGCCGCGCTGCTGGGCGAACCGGAAGTGGACTGCGCCATCGACGCCGTAGGCTTCGAAGCCCGCGGCCACGGTCACGACGGCGTGAAACACGAAGCCCCGGCCACCGTACTCAACTCGCTGATGGGTGTAGTACGCGTCGCCGGCAAGATCGGCATCCCTGGCCTGTACGTCACCGAAGATCCGGGTGCCGTGGACGCCGCCGCGAAAATGGGCAGCCTGAGCATCCGCTTCGGCCTGGGCTGGGCCAAATCCCACAGCTTCCACACCGGCCAGACCCCGGTGATGAAGTACAACCGCCAACTGATGCAGGCGATCATGTGGGATCGCATCAACATCGCTGAAGTGGTGGGTGTGCAGGTGATCAGCCTGGATCAGGCGCCTGAGGGGTATGGCGAGTTTGATGCGGGTGTGCCGAAGAAGTTTGTGATTGATCCGCATAAGTTGTTTAGTGCGGCGTAA
- the purU gene encoding formyltetrahydrofolate deformylase, with the protein MSRAPDTWILTADCPSVLGTVDAVTRFLFEQGCYVTEHHSFDDRLSGRFFIRVEFRQPDGFDEQSFRAGLAERGESFGMIFELTPPHYRPKVVIMVSKADHCLNDLLYRQRIGQLSMDVAAVVSNHPDLKPLADWHQIPYYHFPLDPNDKPSQERQVLQVIEEAGAELVILARYMQVLSPELCRKLDGKAINIHHSLLPGFKGAKPYHQAYNKGVKLVGATAHYINNDLDEGPIIAQGVEVVDHSHYPEDLIAKGRDIEGLTLARAVGYHIERRVFLNANRTVVL; encoded by the coding sequence ATGAGCCGCGCCCCAGACACATGGATCCTGACCGCCGACTGCCCCAGCGTACTCGGCACCGTGGACGCGGTGACCCGCTTTCTGTTCGAGCAGGGCTGCTACGTCACCGAACACCACTCCTTCGATGACCGCCTCTCGGGGCGTTTCTTCATTCGCGTGGAATTTCGCCAGCCTGACGGCTTCGACGAGCAGTCATTTCGCGCAGGGCTTGCCGAGCGTGGCGAAAGCTTCGGCATGATCTTCGAACTGACCCCGCCGCACTATCGGCCAAAAGTGGTGATCATGGTCTCCAAGGCCGATCACTGCCTCAACGACTTGCTCTACCGCCAGCGCATCGGCCAGTTATCAATGGACGTGGCGGCAGTGGTGTCCAACCACCCGGACCTCAAGCCGCTGGCCGACTGGCACCAGATTCCCTACTACCACTTCCCCCTGGACCCGAACGACAAGCCTTCACAGGAGCGCCAGGTGTTGCAGGTGATCGAAGAGGCCGGCGCGGAACTGGTGATCCTTGCCCGCTACATGCAGGTGTTGTCGCCGGAGCTGTGTCGCAAACTCGACGGCAAGGCGATCAACATCCACCACTCCCTGCTGCCGGGTTTCAAGGGCGCCAAGCCTTACCACCAGGCCTACAACAAGGGCGTGAAACTGGTCGGCGCGACGGCGCATTACATCAACAACGACCTCGACGAAGGGCCGATCATTGCCCAGGGCGTCGAGGTGGTGGATCACAGTCATTACCCCGAGGATTTGATTGCCAAGGGGCGGGATATTGAAGGCCTGACCCTGGCTAGAGCCGTTGGTTATCACATCGAGCGGAGGGTGTTTTTGAACGCCAATCGTACCGTCGTTCTCTAG
- a CDS encoding sarcosine oxidase subunit gamma, with the protein MTAANVYQQRPTNGAKAESSLHHADLASLVGKGRKSAGVTVREKKLLGHLTIRGDGHDAAFAAGVHKALGIELPGALTVIVKGETSLQWMGPDEWLLIVPSGEEFAAEKKLREALGDLHIQIVNVSGGQQILELSGPNVRQVLMKSTSYDVHPNNFPVGKAVGTVFAKSQLMIRHTAEDTWELLIRRSFSDYWWLWLQDASAEYGLSVQA; encoded by the coding sequence ATGACCGCAGCCAATGTTTACCAACAACGCCCAACCAACGGCGCCAAGGCCGAGTCGTCGCTGCATCACGCCGACCTCGCCAGCCTGGTGGGCAAGGGTCGCAAGAGCGCCGGCGTGACCGTGCGCGAGAAAAAACTCCTCGGCCACCTCACCATCCGTGGCGATGGCCATGACGCCGCGTTCGCCGCCGGTGTGCACAAGGCCCTGGGCATCGAATTGCCAGGCGCGCTGACCGTCATCGTCAAGGGTGAAACCAGCCTGCAATGGATGGGCCCGGACGAGTGGCTGCTGATCGTGCCGAGCGGCGAAGAGTTCGCTGCCGAGAAGAAGTTGCGTGAAGCGTTGGGCGACCTGCACATCCAGATCGTCAACGTCAGCGGCGGCCAGCAGATCCTCGAGCTGAGCGGCCCGAACGTGCGCCAGGTGCTGATGAAGTCAACCAGCTATGACGTGCACCCCAACAACTTCCCGGTGGGCAAGGCTGTCGGCACGGTGTTCGCCAAGTCGCAACTGATGATCCGCCACACCGCCGAAGACACCTGGGAACTGCTTATCCGTCGCAGCTTCTCGGATTACTGGTGGTTGTGGTTGCAGGATGCTTCGGCTGAGTACGGCCTGAGCGTGCAGGCCTGA
- a CDS encoding sarcosine oxidase subunit alpha: MSQINRLSNGGRIDRNKVLSFTFNGQSYKGFEGDSLAAALLANGVDIIGRSFKYSRPRGIFAAGAEEPNAVLQIGATEATQIPNVRATQQALYQGLVATSTNGWPSVNNDMMGILGKVGGKLMPPGFYYKTFMYPQSFWMTYEKYIRKAAGLGRSPTENDPDTYDYMNQHCDVLIVGAGPAGLAAALAAARSGARVILADEQEEFGGSLLDSRESLDGKPAMDWVAGVIAELKNTPDVLLLPRATVNGYHDHNFLTIHERLTDHLGDRAPIGQVRQRIHRVRAKRVVLATGAHERPLVYGNNDVPGNMLAGAVSTYVRRYGVAPGKKLVLSTNNDHAYRVALDWLDASLQVVAIADARSNPRGALVEEARAKGIRILTGSAVIEARGSKHVTAARVAAIDVKGHKVTSPGEWLECDIVASSGGYSPVVHLASHLGGKPIWREDILGFVPGEAPQKRVCVGGINGVYGLGDSLADGFEGGVRAASEAGFGAVEATLPKALARLEEPTLALFQVPHEKNTARAPKQFVDLQNDVTAAAIELATREGFESVEHVKRYTALGFGTDQGKLGNVNGLAIAARSLNVTIPQMGTTMFRPNYTPITFGAVAGRHCGHIFEPVRYTALHQWHLKNGAEFEDVGQWKRPWYFPKSGEDMHAAVKRECKAVRDSVGLLDASTLGKIDIQGPDAREFLNRVYTNAWTKLDVGKARYGLMCKEDGMVFDDGVTACLADNHFVMTTTTGGAARVLQWLELYHQTEWPDLKVYFTSVTDHWATMTLSGPNSRKLLSEVTDIDLSSEAFPFMTWKEGEVGGVPARVFRISFTGELSYEVNVQADYAMGVLEKIVDAGKKYNLTPYGTETMHVLRAEKGFIIVGQDTDASMTPDDLNMGWCVGRTKPFSWIGQRGMNREDCVRDQRKQLVGLKPIDPNVWLPEGAQLVFNTKQAIPMTMVGHVTSSYAHNSLGYSFAMGVVKGGLNRMGERVFAPLADGSVIEAEIVSSVFFDPKGERQNV, encoded by the coding sequence ATGAGCCAGATCAATCGCCTGTCCAACGGCGGACGGATCGACCGCAACAAAGTGTTGAGCTTCACCTTCAACGGCCAGAGCTACAAAGGCTTCGAAGGCGACTCCCTGGCCGCTGCACTGCTGGCCAACGGCGTCGACATCATTGGGCGCAGCTTCAAGTATTCCCGTCCGCGCGGCATCTTCGCCGCCGGTGCCGAAGAGCCGAACGCGGTGCTGCAGATCGGCGCCACCGAAGCCACGCAGATCCCGAACGTGCGCGCCACGCAACAGGCGCTGTACCAAGGTTTGGTCGCCACCAGCACCAACGGCTGGCCGAGCGTGAACAACGACATGATGGGGATTCTCGGCAAGGTCGGCGGCAAGCTGATGCCACCGGGCTTCTACTACAAAACCTTCATGTATCCGCAATCGTTCTGGATGACCTACGAGAAGTACATTCGTAAGGCCGCAGGTCTTGGCCGCTCGCCGACCGAGAACGATCCGGACACCTACGACTATATGAACCAGCACTGCGACGTGCTGATCGTCGGTGCTGGCCCTGCTGGCTTGGCTGCAGCACTGGCGGCTGCGCGCAGCGGTGCCCGTGTGATCCTGGCCGATGAGCAGGAAGAGTTCGGCGGCAGCCTGCTCGACTCCCGCGAAAGCCTCGACGGCAAGCCGGCGATGGACTGGGTGGCCGGCGTCATCGCCGAGCTGAAAAACACCCCGGACGTGCTGCTGTTGCCACGTGCGACGGTCAACGGCTACCACGACCACAACTTCCTGACCATTCACGAGCGCCTGACCGATCACCTCGGCGATCGCGCGCCGATTGGTCAGGTGCGTCAGCGTATTCACCGTGTCCGCGCCAAGCGCGTGGTGCTGGCGACCGGTGCCCACGAGCGTCCGCTGGTCTACGGCAACAACGACGTGCCGGGCAACATGCTCGCTGGCGCAGTCTCGACCTACGTGCGTCGTTACGGCGTGGCACCGGGCAAGAAACTGGTGCTGTCGACCAACAACGATCACGCCTACCGCGTGGCTCTGGATTGGCTCGACGCCAGCCTGCAAGTGGTCGCTATCGCCGACGCCCGCAGCAACCCTCGCGGTGCGCTGGTGGAAGAAGCACGCGCCAAGGGCATCCGCATCCTCACCGGCAGCGCCGTGATCGAGGCCCGTGGCAGCAAGCACGTCACCGCTGCCCGTGTCGCCGCGATCGATGTGAAAGGCCACAAGGTCACCAGCCCTGGCGAGTGGCTCGAGTGCGACATCGTCGCCAGCTCCGGCGGCTATAGCCCAGTGGTTCACCTGGCTTCGCACCTGGGCGGCAAGCCGATCTGGCGTGAAGACATCCTCGGTTTCGTACCGGGCGAAGCGCCGCAGAAACGCGTGTGCGTCGGCGGCATCAACGGCGTCTACGGCCTGGGCGATTCCCTGGCCGATGGTTTTGAAGGCGGCGTGCGCGCGGCCAGCGAGGCCGGTTTCGGTGCGGTCGAAGCGACCTTGCCAAAAGCCCTGGCCCGCCTGGAAGAGCCAACCCTGGCGCTGTTCCAGGTGCCCCATGAAAAGAACACTGCCCGTGCGCCGAAGCAATTCGTCGACCTGCAGAACGACGTGACCGCCGCCGCCATCGAACTGGCGACCCGCGAGGGCTTCGAGTCGGTCGAGCACGTAAAACGCTACACCGCGCTGGGCTTCGGCACCGATCAGGGCAAGTTGGGTAACGTCAACGGTCTGGCCATCGCCGCCCGTTCGCTGAACGTGACCATCCCGCAGATGGGCACCACCATGTTCCGCCCGAACTACACGCCGATCACCTTCGGCGCCGTGGCCGGCCGTCACTGTGGGCACATCTTCGAACCTGTGCGCTACACCGCGCTGCATCAATGGCACCTGAAGAACGGCGCCGAGTTCGAAGACGTCGGCCAGTGGAAGCGTCCGTGGTACTTCCCGAAATCCGGTGAAGACATGCACGCCGCCGTGAAACGTGAATGCAAGGCCGTGCGCGACAGCGTGGGCCTGCTGGACGCCTCGACCCTGGGCAAGATCGACATCCAGGGCCCGGATGCACGCGAGTTCCTCAACCGCGTGTACACCAACGCCTGGACCAAGCTCGACGTGGGCAAGGCCCGTTACGGCCTGATGTGCAAAGAAGACGGCATGGTGTTCGACGACGGCGTGACGGCATGCCTGGCCGACAACCACTTCGTCATGACCACCACCACTGGCGGCGCGGCTCGCGTCCTGCAATGGCTGGAGCTGTACCACCAGACCGAATGGCCGGACCTGAAGGTGTACTTCACCTCCGTGACCGACCACTGGGCGACCATGACCCTGTCCGGGCCGAACAGCCGCAAGCTGCTCAGCGAAGTGACTGACATCGATCTGAGCAGCGAAGCCTTCCCGTTCATGACCTGGAAAGAGGGTGAAGTGGGCGGTGTGCCGGCGCGGGTGTTCCGGATCTCGTTTACCGGTGAGCTGTCGTACGAAGTCAACGTGCAGGCCGACTATGCAATGGGCGTGCTGGAGAAAATCGTCGACGCCGGCAAGAAGTACAACCTGACCCCGTACGGCACCGAAACCATGCACGTGCTGCGGGCCGAGAAGGGCTTCATCATCGTTGGGCAAGACACCGACGCCTCGATGACCCCGGACGACCTGAACATGGGCTGGTGCGTAGGCCGTACCAAACCGTTCTCGTGGATCGGCCAGCGCGGCATGAACCGTGAAGACTGCGTGCGTGACCAGCGTAAACAACTGGTTGGCCTGAAGCCGATCGACCCGAACGTATGGCTGCCGGAAGGCGCGCAACTGGTGTTCAACACCAAGCAGGCGATCCCGATGACCATGGTGGGTCACGTGACCTCCAGCTACGCGCACAACTCCCTGGGCTATTCGTTTGCCATGGGCGTGGTCAAGGGCGGCCTCAACCGCATGGGTGAGCGTGTGTTCGCGCCCCTGGCGGACGGCAGCGTGATCGAGGCGGAAATCGTGTCTTCGGTGTTCTTCGATCCGAAGGGCGAACGGCAGAACGTGTAA